A genomic segment from Planktothrix sp. FACHB-1365 encodes:
- a CDS encoding site-specific DNA-methyltransferase, giving the protein MVSSDQPIGMTQISLEIVETQRITKPASKPLTTAFQLQYSHPHGQLYQGDSIDWLKSLDSESIDLVFADPPYNIKKADWDNFENQEQYIDWSLQWISEVSRILKSTGSLYICGFSEILADLKHPASKYFKSCRWLIWHYKNKANLGRDWGRSHESIIHFRKSNPVKLNIDDVRIPYGAHTLKYPSHPQAETSAYGKGAKKKRDNWTPNPKGAKPKDVIEIPTTCNGMGETTPHPTQKPEELLRKLVLASSNEGDLVIDPFSGSGTTLVVAEQLNRQWMGCDLNMEYNNWAFQRIQNVRRMTKDEWIAFDRKNAERRESIR; this is encoded by the coding sequence TTGGTCAGTTCTGATCAGCCTATAGGTATGACGCAAATTTCCCTAGAAATTGTTGAAACACAGCGAATTACGAAGCCAGCATCAAAACCTTTAACTACAGCATTTCAACTGCAATATTCACACCCTCATGGGCAACTTTATCAAGGTGATTCCATTGATTGGCTTAAATCCCTTGATTCTGAGAGTATTGATTTAGTTTTTGCTGATCCGCCCTACAACATTAAGAAAGCTGACTGGGATAATTTCGAGAATCAAGAGCAGTACATTGATTGGTCGCTTCAATGGATCAGTGAAGTTTCCCGTATTTTGAAATCAACGGGTTCTCTCTACATTTGTGGTTTTTCTGAAATCTTAGCGGATCTAAAGCATCCAGCATCAAAGTATTTCAAAAGTTGCCGTTGGTTAATTTGGCATTACAAGAATAAAGCAAATTTAGGTCGTGATTGGGGACGTTCCCATGAAAGTATTATTCATTTTCGTAAATCTAATCCAGTTAAACTTAACATCGATGATGTACGAATTCCCTATGGCGCACATACGTTGAAATATCCCTCTCACCCACAAGCAGAAACGAGTGCTTACGGAAAAGGAGCAAAGAAGAAACGTGATAATTGGACACCTAATCCTAAAGGTGCAAAACCTAAAGATGTAATCGAGATTCCTACTACTTGTAATGGCATGGGTGAAACAACACCTCACCCTACACAAAAACCTGAAGAGCTATTAAGAAAGTTAGTTCTTGCGTCTTCCAATGAAGGAGATTTAGTGATTGATCCATTTTCAGGTTCAGGAACAACGCTCGTGGTTGCAGAACAACTCAATCGACAGTGGATGGGCTGTGATCTGAATATGGAATACAATAATTGGGCATTTCAACGGATACAAAATGTTCGCCGGATGACAAAAGATGAATGGATTGCTTTTGATCGGAAAAATGCCGAAAGGAGAGAGTCTATACGATGA